A genomic window from Salvia miltiorrhiza cultivar Shanhuang (shh) chromosome 5, IMPLAD_Smil_shh, whole genome shotgun sequence includes:
- the LOC130985520 gene encoding uncharacterized protein LOC130985520, protein MPRPVTQYCSDHYEKWMARCREGRGGEIYVKASGGLREYDDFARVDNVSQEFTTGDIDLYFLSLRNRLRASADLLDDVDMNNTIILDTDWFIYLQGEWDALLEKWARSEFTPEEYHILTHGAVADGWLPRIDWLCQIRGKAVKGNELPPGHIGWMDATQVLMPVIIGHHFVLCRIRLGELVCEVYDPVFHKLSPRQQDGRVGELLPLLRLLPIVLQLARWLDDTSIDSTVAKEKYPLMTPVFAPAEVQFHQQDSVSCGPFVCMYAERLISGSPSIEWGNHNVAAYRAKIARSIFSLCETRKARITRLGSA, encoded by the exons atgCCACGTCCAGTGACACAATACTGCAGTGACCATTATGAGAAGTGGATGGCTAGGTGTCGAGAGGGTAGGGGTGGTGAGATTTATGTCAAGGCAAGTGGTGGTTTGCGGGAGTACGACGACTTCGCGCGGGTGGATAATGTCAGCCAGGAATTCACAACTGGG GATATTGACTTGTATTTCTTAAGCTTGAGAAATAGACTTCGAGCTTCAGCAGATTTACTGGATGACGTAGATATGAATAACACAATCATATTAGACACGGATTGGTTT ATATACCTCCAGGGCGAGTGGGACGCTCTATTGGAGAAGTGGGCAAGAAGTGAGTTTACTCCAGAGGAGTATCATATATTGACGCATGGAGCAGTAGCTGATGGTTGGCTGCCCCGGATAGACTGGCTCTGCCAAATACGTGGAAAAGCCGTTAAGGGCAATGAACTTCCTCCTGGTCATATAGGATGGATGGATGCCACACAG GTTCTCATGCCAGTCATAATTGGCCACCATTTTGTCCTATGTCGGATCCGGTTAGGAGAATTGGTTTGCGAGGTCTATGACCCAGTATTCCACAAGCTATCACCTCGACAGCAGGATGGTCGAGTTGGTGAACTACTGCCTTTACTGAGATTGTTGCCAATTGTCCTTCAGTTGGCGAGGTGGCTAGACGACACATCCATTGATTCGACAGTGGCAAAGGAGAAGTACCCACTTATGACGCCGGTGTTTGCTCCAGCGGAGGTTCAGTTTCACCAGCAGGACTCTGTCAGCTGCGGGCCTTTCGTCTGCATGTATGCAGAACGACTGATATCTGGCTCTCCATCCATTGAGTGGGGTAACCACAACGTGGCGGCATACAGGGCCAAGATTGCTAGATCTATATTTTCGTTGTGTGAAACTAGGAAAGCCCGTATCACTAGACTTGGTTCTGCATAG